Within the Candidatus Methylomirabilis sp. genome, the region GGCAGGCCCATGCGAAGCGGGCGCTTGAGGTGGCGGCGGCCGGCGGCCATAACATCCTCTTCATCGGACCCCCGGGCTCCGGCAAAACAATGCTCGCCAAGCGTCTTGCCACTATCCTGCCTGACCTGGTCCTGGAGGAAGCGATCGAGGTGACGAAGATCCATTCCATCTGCGGCCTCGTACCTTCTCGCACGGCGCTGGTGGCAACCCGACCCTTCCGAGCGCCTCATCACACCATCTCGGATGCCGGGCTGATCGGCGGCGGCACGATCCCGCGACCCGGCGAGGTAAGTCTGGCACACCACGGGGTTCTCTTCCTCGATGAGCTGCCGGAGTTCAAACGGTCCGTTCTGGAGGTGTTACGTCAGCCGCTGGAGGACGGCACGGTCACCATTGCGCGCGCGGCGACCTCCGTCACCTACCCGGCTCGTTTCATGCTGGTCGCTGCGATGAATCCTTGCCCATGCGGCTACTTCACCGACCCACAGCGGCCGTGTAGCTGCTCCACTCCCCAGATTCAGCGATACCGATCGCGGATCTCCGGCCCGCTGCTGGACCGGATCGACCTGCACCTCGATGTACCGCCACTGCGTTATCGGGAGCTGACAACCGATTCCCAGGGAGAGCCTTCTGAGCAGGTGCGGACGCGTGTCAAAGGGGCCAGAACTCTCCAGCAGGAGCGATTCAGGCGAACTCGGACCTTCTGTAATGCCCAAATGGGCGTTAAGCAGATTCGCCGACACTGCTCTATCGGGCCAGATGGACAGGCGCTCCTGGAAACCGCCATCGAGCGGCTCGGGCTGTCCGCAAGAGCGCATGACCGGATCCTCAAGGTAGCTCGAACTATTGCCGATCTCGAAGGTCACGAAACGATCCGGACCGACCATCTGGCAGAGGCGATTCAGTACCGGACTCTGGATCGCACCCCATGGCGGTAGGCTGGGTTGAGGAACGAAACCCAGTTCAATTGTCTTGGCGGTATCACTGGAAGTTGCTGCATATCGATGGAAGTTAGCGAACTGCTGGGATTCGCTTCACTGATCCTAGCCTACAGTAGGTAGATATTCAGACCGGGAGATCGCATGCGCCTTAAACTCCGCGACTACAAGCTGCTGCTCCTTCCGTTTTTTGCATTGATCACTCTCCTTGTCCTCGGAGTTGTCTTCAGGATGCTCACCAAGTAGCCCTGCCGTATGTTTGCCTCTATAGTACGGGAGGCTGGGTAAGGAAAAGAAACCCAGTTCCACAACAGTCATACCGGCACAAAGGCGTACGGAGAATTATTGGACTGGTACAGGAGGCTTTCTGGGTGGGGAGAAGCCTTCAACGTCTGAAGCGACCGGCTCTTAACTTCAACAGATCAGGGTTTCAGCGGCCTGATGCTACCGGATAGCTTAGTTGAATCTCTAGGGGCATCTGACTGTATGGGACGCGAAATGCCGCTTGTGCATGGCGAGGTGGGCCTATGAGCGTTTGGGGGTTGTTCGAGAAGCCGCCGCCCTCGCTAGGCAACCCGATCCAGTTCTTGTCAAATTTCCCATTGCTGTTCTCATCATGATACACCGCAGCGGCGTATACGCCTGTCTTTGGCGTAATTACGCAAAATACTACGGTCCCGCGCTTCGCCGGAATGCGCTGCTTTAGGAGTTTCTTGCCTTTCGCGAGGAAATCGTCCGGGTTGTCGCCATACAGGATGAACATGATATTTCCTTGATCGCT harbors:
- a CDS encoding YifB family Mg chelatase-like AAA ATPase gives rise to the protein MLAKVLSSAALGVEAYLVDVEVDIAQGLPNFNTVGLPDAAVKESRDRVRAAIKNCGFDFPSRRITVNLAPADIKKEGACFDLPIACAILAAMGLIKPDRLQSHLLLGELALDGGVRGVNGALPMAVAAARHRLAGMILPAENAPEAAVVEGIQVYGVETLPQVVEFLNGVQQVPPTHINLQDVFAQHASYGVDLADVKGQAHAKRALEVAAAGGHNILFIGPPGSGKTMLAKRLATILPDLVLEEAIEVTKIHSICGLVPSRTALVATRPFRAPHHTISDAGLIGGGTIPRPGEVSLAHHGVLFLDELPEFKRSVLEVLRQPLEDGTVTIARAATSVTYPARFMLVAAMNPCPCGYFTDPQRPCSCSTPQIQRYRSRISGPLLDRIDLHLDVPPLRYRELTTDSQGEPSEQVRTRVKGARTLQQERFRRTRTFCNAQMGVKQIRRHCSIGPDGQALLETAIERLGLSARAHDRILKVARTIADLEGHETIRTDHLAEAIQYRTLDRTPWR
- a CDS encoding DUF2141 domain-containing protein, translating into MHRILSVLSGLGLACLLLLSWGIPGRIEAIERACDRTSTAIDVQVHGVRSDQGNIMFILYGDNPDDFLAKGKKLLKQRIPAKRGTVVFCVITPKTGVYAAAVYHDENSNGKFDKNWIGLPSEGGGFSNNPQTLIGPPRHAQAAFRVPYSQMPLEIQLSYPVASGR